Proteins from one Astatotilapia calliptera chromosome 8, fAstCal1.2, whole genome shotgun sequence genomic window:
- the LOC113028235 gene encoding synaptopodin 2-like protein isoform X1 yields the protein MVAEEIVVSLSGGAPWGFRLQGGAEQQKPLQVAKVRRRSKACRAGLKEHDELVAIGDQACAELSHAEAMSLIDKQSNTLMLRVKRAPSGLQCSSYSGCSASPHSSMRVLSPPADSNSFSILSSVEIPQGITSPPDSEAYYGETDSDADTNSRTHRRHRRTPPHARSPSRYDRQEEEETSEMSGYESATDTGVTSQAMWDGQCAAGVPRRELIYQPRQTEWTTPTHTPHSLTPHTITPTPDQGLVEAEEEGDSGFQEAGGCNGLACPPLVSPERAKEALMLVSGKHLVPMVGPQQMPVNDELSTTYMDKARQAKLQRGESLVEKQVKEARTKCRSIASLLTDAPNPNSKGVLMFKKRRQRAKKYTLTCFGKAEGDRGGDTEGETGGETEEEGGSSILSGSEFEEEGFSGSFDPTWDTGYLDLLDRRSSACPSTTPTSPTTNQGAELDISAYQTPGRVTSANLRPGLEGSRLESSAYQESSSLTKKPNSNHPPSHMSPPAVVLTNGGSAVVSRASVVLSMPSQTPLQSQNGNPDPSPNHSPNPIIDSHNNSSFTPNPAVLNRTARPFNSGSTPSRASVTSVMFRPPQPKPTPITMVSKPVAAVSTMNIPTFHPPSDARRAVSSTSLYIPPRNSTSNTSPSVTAPPPALSPPSSLSSASFTQPPAHTFSPQPTVHASPSIPFSPSAGSLPCASPAQTFSPLAPPSYLSPPASANQPPSNCFSAPPISPPHPQNFNQTSFHGQYTPPPPPPTAPQPPPSPSFHTYNNLTDATSPAQAPVNDSPVTREQRISVPASRTGILQDARRRSNKKPMFHSVQNRDVSPNPDLLSMVQNMDDRFERTPTGESGVTPSGEAGHESGPEEDWLRLGAEACNFMQAQRGSRAPPVAPKPQTPQVPQLAGKGGQLFARRQNRMDRYIVERSPSVAAAPYSPAQTRDPSPTPSLPATWKYSSNIRAPPPINYNPLLSPSCPPKAQKKPEITKSRAAGPKGQKAGLKPVDIMSHQPYQLNSSLFSYGSGALQDTSTHQQDRGLTGGPQKTARVCEVKRFSTPPPTATGPTLKVIAPRSATTLGEPLRRSDIMSPPPSEGAKPFQCYSPPSQPQWATSLLSPPPPPAPTTPLPRLPTFSSAHASPTFSQSSSAAQANRQIKSTPNLSPLQPAHPPQLASSSTQPSRVPRPRFSTSNLGLQPCVWRPSSTTH from the exons ATGGTAGCTGAGGAGATTGTGGTGTCTCTCTCAGGAGGAGCCCCGTGGGGTTTCAGACTCCAGGGAGGAGCTGAGCAGCAAAAACCTCTACAGGTGGCCAAG GTACGCAGGCGTAGCAAAGCATGCCGAGCTGGACTGAAGGAACATGATGAGCTGGTGGCCATTGGTGATCAAGCCTGTGCAGAGCTCAGTCATGCTGAGGCCATGAGCCTCATAGATAAACAGAGCAACACACTAATGCTCAGAGTCAAAAG GGCCCCTTCTGGCTTGCAGTGCTCATCTTACTCTGGTTGCTCTGCATCCCCCCACTCCTCCATGAGGGTCCTGTCACCTCCTGCAGACTCCAACAGCTTCTCCATCCTCTCCTCTGTCGAGATACCCCAGGGTATTACCTCCCCTCCAGACAGTGAGGCTTATTATGGAGAAACAGACAGTGACGCAGACACAAACTCGCGCACACACCGCCGACATCGTCGCACACCTCCTCACGCACGCTCACCTTCACGCTACGACAggcaagaagaggaggagacctCAGAGATGAGTGG ctaTGAGAGTGCTACAGATACAGGCGTTACCTCGCAGGCGATGTGGGATGGCCAGTGTGCTGCTGGTGTTCCTCGCAGAGAGCTCATCTATCAGCCTCGCCAGACAGAGTGGACcactcctacacacacaccccactcgCTGACTCCTCACACGATCACCCCGACTCCCGATCAGGGGTTGgtggaagcagaagaagaaggagacagTGGCTTCCAGGAGGCAGGGGGCTGCAATGGGCTTGCCTGCCCACCCCTAGTGTCTCCAGAAAGGGCGAAAGAGGCTCTAATGTTAGTGTCTGGGAAACATCTGGTGCCTATGGTGGGACCACAGCAGATGCCTGTAAATGATGAACTCTCCACCACCTACATGGACAAAGCACGGCAAGCCA AGTTACAGCGCGGGGAGAGTTTGGTGGAAAAACAGGTGAAGGAAGCTCGTACTAAATGCCGCTCCATTGCATCTCTGCTCACTGATGCTCCCAACCCCAACTCGAAAGGGGTGCTTATGTTCAAGAAACGCCGACAGAGAGCCAAAAAGTACACACTCACCTGCTTTGGCAAAGCTGAGGGAGATAGAGGAGGGGACACAGaaggggagacaggaggagagactGAGGAAGAAGGAGGAAGTTCCATTCTAAGTGGCTCAGAATTTGAGGAAGAGGGATTCTCGGGATCATTTGACCCTACGTGGGACACTGGTTATCTGGACCTGCTGGACAGAAGGAGCTCTGCCTGCCCATCAACCACACCGACTTCTCCAACAACCAATCAGGGTGCAGAACTGGACATCTCTGCATATCAGACCCCAGGACGTGTGACTTCTGCAAATCTAAGGCCAGGTTTGGAAGGATCACGACTGGAGAGCTCAGCCTATCAAGAATCAAGCAGCCtcacaaagaaaccaaacagcaaCCACCCCCCTTCACACATGTCTCCACCAGCTGTGGTTCTGACCAATGGGGGGTCAGCAGTTGTCAGTCGGGCTAGTGTTGTGCTGAGCATGCCCTCACAGACACCCCTCCAAAGTCAAAATGGCAACCCTGATCCTTCTCCTAATCATAGTCCCAACCCAATCATAGACTCACACAATAACTCCAGCTTCACTCCTAACCCTGCAGTTCTGAACCGCACGGCGAGGCCTTTCAACTCTGGCTCCACCCCTTCTCGTGCGTCTGTGACCTCTGTGATGTTTCGGCCTCCCCAGCCCAAGCCCACGCCCATAACGATGGTATCCAAACCTGTGGCCGCTGTCTCCACAATGAATATCCCAACTTTTCACCCTCCATCAGATGCAAGGAGAGCAGTGTCTAGCACATCTTTGTATATCCCGCCAAGAAATAGCACCAGCAACACTTCACCCTCTGTTACCGCTCCCCCGCCAGCCCTCTCACCTCCCTCCTCCCTGTCTTCTGCATCTTTCACGCAGCCTCCTGCACACACATTTTCTCCACAGCCTACAGTGCATGCTTCCCCTTCCATCCCATTTTCTCCCTCTGCAGGTTCTCTGCCATGTGCCTCACCAGCTCAAACCTTTTCCCCTCTGGCTCCACCGTCATATCTCTCTCCCCCTGCTTCTGCTAATCAACCCCCCTCCAACtgcttttcagctcctcccatctCCCCACCTCACCCCCAAAATTTTAATCAGACCTCTTTCCATGGCCAATACaccccaccacctcctcctcctactGCACCCCAGCCTCCTCCTTCTCCATCTTTCCATACCTACAATAACTTGACAGATGCTACATCACCTGCCCAGGCTCCTGTCAATGATTCCCCGGTGACACGTGAGCAACGCATCTCAGTCCCAGCGTCTCGCACTGGTATCCTGCAAGATGCCCGTCGTCGTAGCAACAAGAAGCCAATGTTCCACTCAGTCCAGAACAGAGATGTCTCTCCAAACCCGGACTTGCTGTCGATGGTCCAAAACATGGATGACCGCTTTGAGAGAACCCCGACTGGTGAATCTGGAGTTACACCTAGTGGGGAGGCTGGGCATGAATCAGGCCCTGAAGAGGACTGGCTGAGGCTGGGGGCAGAGGCCTGCAACTTTATGCAGGCACAGCGTGGATCCAGAGCACCCCCTGTAGCCCCCAAACCACAGACCCCTCAAGTGCCACAGCTGGCAGGGAAAGGAGGCCAGCTGTTTGCTCGGAGACAGAACAGGATGGATCGGTACATTGTAGAGCGATCTCCATCTGTTGCTGCTGCCCCTTACTCTCCTGCTCAGACAAGGGACCCCTCACCCACACCTTCCCTCCCTGCCACATGGAAGTACTCATCCAATATCCGTGCTCCACCTCCCATCAACTACAACCCTCTCCTATCTCCCTCCTGTCCTCCTAAGGCACAGAAGAAACCTGAGATCACGAAGTCTAGGGCAGCTGGACCTAAGGGGCAGAAAGCAGGCCTCAAGCCTGTGGACATCATGAGCCACCAGCCCTACCAGCTCAACTCTTCTTTGTTCAGCTATGGAAGTGGGGCTCTCCAAGACACCTCCACCCATCAGCAGGATAGAGGACTAACAGGTGGTCCTCAGAAAACAGCACGAGTCTGTGAGGTCAAACGCTTCTCCACACCTCCACCGACAGCCACAGGGCCCACCCTCAAAGTTATTGCACCTCGATCAGCTACGACACTTGGGGAACCCCTCCGACGCTCTGATATCATGTCTCCTCCACCCAGTGAAGGTGCCAAACCCTTCCAGTGCTATTCACCTCCGAGCCAGCCTCAGTGGGCCACCTCCCTGCTGTCTCCCCCACCGCCTCCTGCACCTACCACCCCACTCCCTAGGCTACCTACCTTCTCCTCTGCTCATGCTTCTCCTACATTTTCCCAGTCCTCCAGTGCTGCACAAGCTAACAGGCAGATTAAGAGTACTCCAAATCTAAGTCCACTACAACCTGCTCACCCCCCTCAGCTGGCCTCCAGCAGCACTCAACCCAGCAGGGTCCCCAGGCCTAGGTTCAGCACGTCCAACCTGGGTCTGCAGCCTTGCGTCTGGCGTCCCAGTTCCACCACGCACTGA
- the LOC113028235 gene encoding synaptopodin 2-like protein isoform X2: MCWFGARERQRSLHGLCPERRAGRHRLNGSPLTADLDTVRVCVGGSEGGQGQACIHTHEMRDLTSSAGSDVGGQTVPRTVYAELQRGESLVEKQVKEARTKCRSIASLLTDAPNPNSKGVLMFKKRRQRAKKYTLTCFGKAEGDRGGDTEGETGGETEEEGGSSILSGSEFEEEGFSGSFDPTWDTGYLDLLDRRSSACPSTTPTSPTTNQGAELDISAYQTPGRVTSANLRPGLEGSRLESSAYQESSSLTKKPNSNHPPSHMSPPAVVLTNGGSAVVSRASVVLSMPSQTPLQSQNGNPDPSPNHSPNPIIDSHNNSSFTPNPAVLNRTARPFNSGSTPSRASVTSVMFRPPQPKPTPITMVSKPVAAVSTMNIPTFHPPSDARRAVSSTSLYIPPRNSTSNTSPSVTAPPPALSPPSSLSSASFTQPPAHTFSPQPTVHASPSIPFSPSAGSLPCASPAQTFSPLAPPSYLSPPASANQPPSNCFSAPPISPPHPQNFNQTSFHGQYTPPPPPPTAPQPPPSPSFHTYNNLTDATSPAQAPVNDSPVTREQRISVPASRTGILQDARRRSNKKPMFHSVQNRDVSPNPDLLSMVQNMDDRFERTPTGESGVTPSGEAGHESGPEEDWLRLGAEACNFMQAQRGSRAPPVAPKPQTPQVPQLAGKGGQLFARRQNRMDRYIVERSPSVAAAPYSPAQTRDPSPTPSLPATWKYSSNIRAPPPINYNPLLSPSCPPKAQKKPEITKSRAAGPKGQKAGLKPVDIMSHQPYQLNSSLFSYGSGALQDTSTHQQDRGLTGGPQKTARVCEVKRFSTPPPTATGPTLKVIAPRSATTLGEPLRRSDIMSPPPSEGAKPFQCYSPPSQPQWATSLLSPPPPPAPTTPLPRLPTFSSAHASPTFSQSSSAAQANRQIKSTPNLSPLQPAHPPQLASSSTQPSRVPRPRFSTSNLGLQPCVWRPSSTTH; this comes from the exons ATGTGTTGGTTTGGTGCTAGAGAGAGACAAAGGTCTTTACATGGGCTGTGCCCTGAGAGAAGGGCTGGTAGACACAGACTAAACGGCTCCCCACTCACAGCAGACTTGGACACTGTTagggtgtgtgtgggagggtCTGAGGGTGGTCAAGGACAAGCGTGCATTCACACTCATGAGATGAGGGACCTCACATCTTCTGCAGGTTCAGATGTAGGTGGACAGACAGTCCCACGGACTGTGTACGCAG AGTTACAGCGCGGGGAGAGTTTGGTGGAAAAACAGGTGAAGGAAGCTCGTACTAAATGCCGCTCCATTGCATCTCTGCTCACTGATGCTCCCAACCCCAACTCGAAAGGGGTGCTTATGTTCAAGAAACGCCGACAGAGAGCCAAAAAGTACACACTCACCTGCTTTGGCAAAGCTGAGGGAGATAGAGGAGGGGACACAGaaggggagacaggaggagagactGAGGAAGAAGGAGGAAGTTCCATTCTAAGTGGCTCAGAATTTGAGGAAGAGGGATTCTCGGGATCATTTGACCCTACGTGGGACACTGGTTATCTGGACCTGCTGGACAGAAGGAGCTCTGCCTGCCCATCAACCACACCGACTTCTCCAACAACCAATCAGGGTGCAGAACTGGACATCTCTGCATATCAGACCCCAGGACGTGTGACTTCTGCAAATCTAAGGCCAGGTTTGGAAGGATCACGACTGGAGAGCTCAGCCTATCAAGAATCAAGCAGCCtcacaaagaaaccaaacagcaaCCACCCCCCTTCACACATGTCTCCACCAGCTGTGGTTCTGACCAATGGGGGGTCAGCAGTTGTCAGTCGGGCTAGTGTTGTGCTGAGCATGCCCTCACAGACACCCCTCCAAAGTCAAAATGGCAACCCTGATCCTTCTCCTAATCATAGTCCCAACCCAATCATAGACTCACACAATAACTCCAGCTTCACTCCTAACCCTGCAGTTCTGAACCGCACGGCGAGGCCTTTCAACTCTGGCTCCACCCCTTCTCGTGCGTCTGTGACCTCTGTGATGTTTCGGCCTCCCCAGCCCAAGCCCACGCCCATAACGATGGTATCCAAACCTGTGGCCGCTGTCTCCACAATGAATATCCCAACTTTTCACCCTCCATCAGATGCAAGGAGAGCAGTGTCTAGCACATCTTTGTATATCCCGCCAAGAAATAGCACCAGCAACACTTCACCCTCTGTTACCGCTCCCCCGCCAGCCCTCTCACCTCCCTCCTCCCTGTCTTCTGCATCTTTCACGCAGCCTCCTGCACACACATTTTCTCCACAGCCTACAGTGCATGCTTCCCCTTCCATCCCATTTTCTCCCTCTGCAGGTTCTCTGCCATGTGCCTCACCAGCTCAAACCTTTTCCCCTCTGGCTCCACCGTCATATCTCTCTCCCCCTGCTTCTGCTAATCAACCCCCCTCCAACtgcttttcagctcctcccatctCCCCACCTCACCCCCAAAATTTTAATCAGACCTCTTTCCATGGCCAATACaccccaccacctcctcctcctactGCACCCCAGCCTCCTCCTTCTCCATCTTTCCATACCTACAATAACTTGACAGATGCTACATCACCTGCCCAGGCTCCTGTCAATGATTCCCCGGTGACACGTGAGCAACGCATCTCAGTCCCAGCGTCTCGCACTGGTATCCTGCAAGATGCCCGTCGTCGTAGCAACAAGAAGCCAATGTTCCACTCAGTCCAGAACAGAGATGTCTCTCCAAACCCGGACTTGCTGTCGATGGTCCAAAACATGGATGACCGCTTTGAGAGAACCCCGACTGGTGAATCTGGAGTTACACCTAGTGGGGAGGCTGGGCATGAATCAGGCCCTGAAGAGGACTGGCTGAGGCTGGGGGCAGAGGCCTGCAACTTTATGCAGGCACAGCGTGGATCCAGAGCACCCCCTGTAGCCCCCAAACCACAGACCCCTCAAGTGCCACAGCTGGCAGGGAAAGGAGGCCAGCTGTTTGCTCGGAGACAGAACAGGATGGATCGGTACATTGTAGAGCGATCTCCATCTGTTGCTGCTGCCCCTTACTCTCCTGCTCAGACAAGGGACCCCTCACCCACACCTTCCCTCCCTGCCACATGGAAGTACTCATCCAATATCCGTGCTCCACCTCCCATCAACTACAACCCTCTCCTATCTCCCTCCTGTCCTCCTAAGGCACAGAAGAAACCTGAGATCACGAAGTCTAGGGCAGCTGGACCTAAGGGGCAGAAAGCAGGCCTCAAGCCTGTGGACATCATGAGCCACCAGCCCTACCAGCTCAACTCTTCTTTGTTCAGCTATGGAAGTGGGGCTCTCCAAGACACCTCCACCCATCAGCAGGATAGAGGACTAACAGGTGGTCCTCAGAAAACAGCACGAGTCTGTGAGGTCAAACGCTTCTCCACACCTCCACCGACAGCCACAGGGCCCACCCTCAAAGTTATTGCACCTCGATCAGCTACGACACTTGGGGAACCCCTCCGACGCTCTGATATCATGTCTCCTCCACCCAGTGAAGGTGCCAAACCCTTCCAGTGCTATTCACCTCCGAGCCAGCCTCAGTGGGCCACCTCCCTGCTGTCTCCCCCACCGCCTCCTGCACCTACCACCCCACTCCCTAGGCTACCTACCTTCTCCTCTGCTCATGCTTCTCCTACATTTTCCCAGTCCTCCAGTGCTGCACAAGCTAACAGGCAGATTAAGAGTACTCCAAATCTAAGTCCACTACAACCTGCTCACCCCCCTCAGCTGGCCTCCAGCAGCACTCAACCCAGCAGGGTCCCCAGGCCTAGGTTCAGCACGTCCAACCTGGGTCTGCAGCCTTGCGTCTGGCGTCCCAGTTCCACCACGCACTGA